atataaacaatagtagtgtttctgaagcaaacacagcagttttatcagtgcagggcaacactgcattatattttttatgactttaagacactttgattttttgatattcTTGTTCCTTTAACACCTGTCAATATGCAGAGTGCTGAATGCAAGTACTTTTTAATGACTACTAAGGGAAGAACTTTTGTGCCCCTTAATGCTCTTGCGTCCATGTCAAAATAAATTACCCCTTCAgtgttttatttgctgtttgagAGAATTATAAGACTGATGTCACACTGGGAGAAATGGAGAACAGCAGCTGCTACATGGAACTGGCTAGGAAAACAATTAATAGTTTTGTAAATATGTGAAGATTTTTGAATGCAAGGGTGTGGTTCAAAGCGTCTACACAAATGAATCTATCTTGATCATTGGAATATGACTGGTAATGATTATTTTGTGGAATACAAACATGTATCAATCAATacttgtttttaaataaacactCAAAAGTGTGCcttttggacagaaaaacatgagggaacaatataaaaaaataactatagGTGTAGAGTAAGCATTTTTACCAACCACCTCTCACACCTACACACATCCTCTGGTGAATGATATCTGTCTATGTCACGTGCTTTATCTTTCTCTTGCACTCTGCTCAAACCACACTGCTAACAACGACTTTTGGGTTGCATCCTTCTGCCTCTTCCCTGCTCATTTTGTTATATGAATAATATAAGAAATGATACACCGCTCAATATTCTGATTAGAAAAACTCTTAAAGGTGTCTTTGGAGCACCCACTTCTATTATTTAGAGCGTGCTCATTAAAGGGAGCACTTGCTCTGTCCTCCTGCCTTTTTTGCACTACCACTGCACTGCGGCTTGGCATATCTGTGACAAACATTGACAGAAAGTGGGACACATACTTTTGCTGCTTTTCACGGTGTCAGATACCCAGAAAGTAGAACTTTGTATCACATATGAAAATGATATTGATAGTGCTGAGAAAGGCAGATAAAAACCTTTGTTACATGGGATGAAAAAAGGCAGTTCATTAGGGTCTAGCCTTCCATGAATTTCCAACAGAAAAACTTGCTGATTTTGCTTGTAGTAAACTATTTTATATATCTCCAGAATCAATGATTCCAGAATCACTCCAAGGAATTCTATAACCCACACAAGTTTGTCACACCAAACCCTCTTTGGGGAGCAAAACAGAGTTCTTTGTGCATtacaaacaattacatttttcttacactcttttcttcttcttctccactCCTGCCAgttaattttttcccccaaaaaaacttcagccAGCAAATTGGCAGATTTTCAGAACTGTTGAATATGTTTGCTCTTCTTTCTTCTCTAAGGATTCCCTTTATCATTTGCATAGCTGTAAATAGCTCTAGAGAGAATGAATTACCTGTTTTGACCTGAAATGTACTTATATACATCATTAATACCTCCAAGATATGGTTTCAGGTGCCCTAAATCCAGGATTCCATTAAAAGGTAATCTGAATTCCACAACTATTTGCTGCCTGCTGCTTTTGAATACAGCTCTGTTAAAcccaggcagtgctgtattcagggGGTTAGCCCCCACTGCGCAACACAAGATTGGTAGGAGAACAAGACCATACTGGGCGGGGGGTGGGGTTCTTTGCTGTGGTTGGAGAAAAGTGATTGGCTATAGAATAGGGATCCTTGAAAGTACCAGAAAATAAGtgacaaacacaattttttttggttagGGATCTTTTCTGAAAATTCTAGTATGCCAATTAAAGTTAAGGTGCAGTTCAGGTTGAATCTGGTTAAATCgttaaattgtggatttggtgcatccctaatctgacCTGTAAAGAAAAACAGATATCTTTAATAGATTACTTCAGTGCACAGCAAAGCTTTAAATTATCGTGGTGCTTCTTTCCTCCAAGACCTCACCGCAGGTCTTCAATGTAAATGCAAAAGAGTGAGGAGAGCATGATTACAAAACACAACATATTTCAGGCCACGTACACCCTTTatgaacacttgataaagggcgtgcgtggcccaaaacatgttgtgttgtagtctaaaataaatcactttgtagcagttattctgccttcGGATTGCTCTCCTCACTCTTTTGCATCTacatttaagggcacatttactaagggtcgaatttcgaagttaaaaaactttttttcgatTGAAAATGGCCGTTTGTGATctgactaaaaatcgttcgatcgattgattaaatcatttgaatgtaacgattttataaaaaaatactttggctaCTCAAAAGCCAAAGtgtataggaggtcccccataggctaaaaaagcaggtttaaggtggcgaagtgtcgaagttttttaaagagacagtacttcgaagtctaagttgttttatttttatttattatgctctgaagctgctaaaaatccaaaaatactccagctggcaaaatcatgtagaagtcaatggcagatggtcccgttaacaaatgaaacatgttttttaccttcaggattgtctgcagttttgggctgtttggggctggttttcattcgataatccgataaatttgagttgttcaggggacaatttgataaagttgagttttcatagcgacaatttgaaaaagtcgcacaattcgAATTGATACACGATTTTGTTTCAACTTTTTTCCGCAccaagttttttgttttattgataaattacgGGGATCAGGTTTGGGAGTATggtcaaattttcatttttttaaattatacggAGAAAAAGTCAAGTTAGTGTATAATCCAGTATGGCCTCCAATCtcaccgggggggggggttaattcaTGTAATTGAGGACTTTCCATACTATTTATTCCATGTTTCCAGTAAAAATGAACTCCGTATGTGTGTTTTGATTAATGGCTGTTTCATGCACTTTATGCACAGTCTAAGCTAAAATTTGGTGCCAAAGAGCCTCTTTTCTTGTCTGTATAATTGCAGACATATCTATCTTGCCTTTTTAACCTGACTTGAACAGCAAAGGGGACTCATTTTGGAGCATGAGCACCAGGACCCACTGTGGAAAGCGGATAAGCTTATCCTTATAGTCTAAATGTCCATGCTTTCTATGGTCCTTAACTATACTGAATTGAACAGCACCTATATTGGTAAACAATACAAACATTGTAACCACAGTCTACAGTGCTGTCATGCAGAGGTGGCACATCGTATATGTCTTTTAGTGCTTAACCTGTTTTGTAAATCATTTTGAATACAAATGAAAGGAAAACCTCTTGCTAGCAACTTGTTTctatatccatatatttattgtggaatattaaaaaaagcaaCCACATTTCTAAAAAAACCTATACTAAAAAGTATCTTGCCATGGTGAAAGTAACATTTGTTGATTGGTtgccaatttttattacatattagaTTTAAAGTGGCATATCACATGTAGTATAATATATAACAGGATCTCACTATTGAGAATTTTAGATGAATGCATTCCTTATTTTACATAAATACTTTTTGGGGGGGTCTTGCTAGGCCTGTAGCACACAATGTGTTTTCTCGGCCAGCATATTTTAGCTGGTCTACAAGAGGCCAAAATGGTGCTGGCTAGTTCTTATTTACTTCAATGAGCAATCCTGACTCTGCTAGGGCAGGTGATTCTCAGCAAAAATTGTGTTGACTGAGACGTGCCCAAAACTATACTGCCTTCCACTTATTTACGTACTTCAATGGGCATTGCAGCAATTACAGGATATTCTTTCTCACAATAATTTTGTAAGACCAGTGACAACAGCCAAAACATTGACATGTTAAACAGAGCTCAGATCAATACTACCTGTTGTCTAAATTGTATAGGGCTATTAACAATGTCCAACACAGTCTATGATTTAGGCTAATTTACAAGGGCAACACAGACACCAGCAAAACTTCATACAAGGGGAAAATATCTTTTAATTCTTTTGCAGTATTTCCATGCTTTGATTATAGGGTCACAACAAACCATGATggcttatttacagtagggataTTTTATCCAATATGCATATTTCCAAGAGTggtgaaaatatattattttgattGCTTCTTGTAGTTAAAATCTCAATCAGCATAGTATCCCTTGTTTAATGCTAACAcaatttattattacttattgTTCTTATCAGAGTCATTGGCTGGATCAGATAGGaggtttttgttttgcttttgttggCTTTATCGCACAAGAGTTTTTTGTTTGCTGTTGTTAAAGTCTAATATTATCTATGAGATGCAGTTTACTGTCAATATTGGTTTACATCAAGATTTTACTCTCAATAAATAAAGTCACAGATTTTcctaatacacattttttacacatttttgtcTTGATCTTGCCATGTGGAACTGAGAAATGAAACAGCTATATTTGAGTGTAGTTATAGGCGCAGTTACACTGCTAGATTGTGGATATCCAGGAGCAGTCACCACTATGTGCATTTTGTTGCAAGACTCTGGCATCCTAATCTGCAGTCAGCGAGGGCGACAGTGAACAGGGGTGGGAGCATAAGGCTGATGACACTTTGGCCTTCGTGGTACCACATTGATGTATTCACTCTGCAGTACCCTTGttctcctttcttttttctgtaaagaTAACAAAATACAGTGAAGAGCCAATTcttgttttttcaataaaaaacaagaaCAATATTTAGGTTTGATACATTATATTTCTAGATATAGCAAGCACACTGAAATCAGCGATAAAGTCAGGGAAAAGATGCCTGCAGAAAAGAATTGCCATAAAACCTAAAAGCTAAGATTCTTACAATACATACAAAATCACCGTCAAGTATATGGCTACTTCATTTAATATGTACTTCAATATGATACAATTGGGTAGATATTTACCTAGACCAACAAAACAGtgccttaaaaaaaacaatttatactctttggggggaatgtaattaaaggagaaggaaacccccagggcgctaaacccctccccccctcccctgtgctgccccccctccctcctcccccctggcctacctgtccccctgggcaaatgcccctaactttttactcacccctctgcgcaggtcctgtccacggagtacgcagtcgccatcttctcccacgcgcgtcttcttcctgctctgatcggcgttttctggcgcatgcgcagtaggaacaggtaccggtacggctctactgcgcatgcgccgaatgtcacgaagtgaaatcggaaaacttcgtgacattcggcgcatgcgcagtagagccgtaccggtacctgttcctactgcgcatgcgccagaaaacgccgatcagagcaggaagaagacgcgcgtgggagaagatggcgactgcgtactccgtggacaggacctgcgcagaggggtgagtaaaaagttaggggcatttgcccagggggacaggtaggccaggggggaggagggagggggggcagcacaggggagggggggaggggtttagcgccctgggggtttccttctcctttaaagtcgcaaagagcaaaacaatttgcaccaaatctacatctcgcaatgtaatatttttccttaaactgttattgcattgcgaattttaattgcgcactcttaagaagtgcttgaagctgtcgtaatcttttggaactaacataacgactttttcagtaagaagttttattacgcattggcgcaaactataagaTTCACAAAGGTCACTGTCACTGTTACATTCCCCCAGTTAAGTCTTTACATCACATGGCTTGAAGAAGGTTTTGTAGATGTATACACATTATGTaaggcaataatatatatatttaaaccttAGAACTTAAGAGAAAAAAGTtgttaattcaaataaaaaatgtcatgaAAATGAATATAGAAGAAACAAACGTTATTCATTGGGTGCACACAAGTGGACATTATAGCAGGCTACTCGTTGTACCAACAAACTGTGCTGCACCTGCAGATCCTAAAGAACAATGGAGCAGAGCAAACTCCAGGAGCATTAAAGAGATAGGAATATATTATGCTtaccaaaatgtaacaaaatgctGCGGTAATAGCAACGCTGTATGCTGCCAAAACTCCAATGACAACCAGAGGCCAAAGAGGTTTTTGTACAGGGGCTTCTCCCGTAGGGACTAACTCTGGAGGGGGGAAAGTAGAAGTTTGGTTTTACACACTCTGTTTATAAGGCACCAACATTATGCTAAAAGGTAAATGTTTCTATCATAAATAAATCCACTATAGTGGGTGCTTaacaaaactatttttcaaaCTGCCTTTATTATAGTTTCTTAAagttcttaaaagaacagtaacaccaaaaatttagagtatttaaaagtaattcatttttaatgtaCGGTTTCCCTgcactgttaattttttttgatggttTGAGAAAGACTACTACTGTAtacttaaataatataaataagttgctctgtagccatgagggcagccatttgaagtagaaaaggctcaggttcacatagcagataacagataagctctgtagaatacaatgggaactTTTCAGTTAtctattatttaacctgtgccttttcttattttttcagactaaatggctgcccctatggctataCAGCTGCTTGTTTTTATAAGCGATAGtcgtgtttcagaagcaaacacgccagttttaccagtgcagtgcaatattacatcttattttaattactttaaaacactttcattttgtggtgttatAGTTCCTATAAGTGATGGGAGACACAACTCAAATGCACACAGAGAAGAGCTTTAAAGTTAATACTTTGTATAACATATGATAATAAAGTATAGCCATactgaggggtcatttacaaacatctAAGGCCAAAGTCCAAGAGCACTAACCAGTGCTGAAGCATTAAATAAGATATGTATGGAAGAGGAATTGATCAACATTAATAAACTAAGCTAAATATGTCACAGTTTCAATAAATGGTTTACATGCTCCTGTGcaaaagaatgttttttaatCCATTCCAATAAACAGTAAGTGCAGGGGATGCTTTGCATCTTGTTCCCTATTGTAAATGAGACCTTTTAAGCTGATCTGTGGAGTGCAGTTTGCGGACTTTGCAATTACATAAACTGTACCTTGACTATTTAAGATGGTACTGTATTTTATCTAAGGGtggctatacatgggcagatttaagttgTTTATTCTGGTACTTTAGACCAATTCGTccgcttatctgcccgtgtatggccttcTGATGGGCCTCCCTGACTGACATGTGACCAAAAATTGCCTAGATACTAATTGGGCAGGTTAAATTTTCCCCgtgatcgaggactgcattggctatCTGATGTGGACCTTCCCATCGTTGTAATTCTATTGTTTGACCCTagggctgaacaatcagattagcCCAACTTTACcttgcctttggtgggcatattatTCTACTACCTCTCCAAACAAGCTAATCTTATAGTGTTTTTGGCAGCTTTAGAGCAAACTACTGAGAGAAGCCACTGTGTTAAGCTTAATATAAGTGTGGATAGTCACATAGATTGAATTGTACATAGCACATGAAATGATTGAATGGGTAATGGTTTTGTTTTAACTtatttggttgattttttttgcattaagacTTATCTTACAAACAAAAtgtgaatatattatttaatactgTAATGTGCATATAGGCTCTAAAGCAGGCAATATATAAACTTTCCCCAGACTGAGATCTGTCTGTGTATTAACCCTTTAATTAGGAGCATTTCAAACAGTccataatgtatataaatatcttaTAAGTGAAAATGACATAAAGAAAGAACTGGTAGAGAGATTGAGGAAGGGGATTTAAATATACAAGAATGGTGCTAAAAATGCAGTGTGCTTGTTTTATTAATTACCATCACCATCTCAGAAAACACaatcaataatatatttttcaacaGAGAACGGTTCCCCATCCATATGTAATCCAACCAATGAAGGATTAAAGGACATCTGTTGGCCAAAAATatcatccccaaccaaaggtgcaggttaatagagcctgcactcctcTTGGGggtaaccagtgtcggactggcctaccgggataccaggaaaactccaggtgggcccagatgtcagtgggcccgcctgcttctaaacatttggcctttttcatggccTTTCCCTATTTCTAGGCTAAATTAAaaagagaggctaaatagatggaataatagattatagtaagtaaagaaaagagaataggagaatagagcttgagtgaagagaagaagaaaaatagtactgtgggcccctgatctaaggttttttggtgggcccctggtgtcccagtccgacactgtgggtaacagtagtttttttttaattatcccccgccagcgctaggaaACTCGCACAGGGAGGAAGCGCCCTGTGCGAGTGGCTATGTAGTGCATAGCACATGCACATAATGTGCTTCTgacatcacacacatgcacataatgatcAAATGTCATGGCAAAAAGGGCCCTTTAAGCAATAGACCCTAACCCAACTGTTAAAGAGTTGGGTTTCAAGGAGAATCCAAAGCTATTTCCTATCCCAAAGGCCATAAACCATACCTGGTTTATGGCTTTTGGACAGGGGTTAGATTATGTAGTTCCCTATACACAAACCCAGTGCTTTATAACATAGCATTTTATTTTCCTCCATCCTCGTCTCTATTGGCTAAATGCATTAGCCAAGTGACACATAGCCTATAGCCTAGTTGTTTGttagaatacagtatatataaattgcTGTACTTAAGGGCAATGCAgcgtatatgtatatatgtcttCCATACAAGACAAGTTCCTAGGACTGTATTATTATCACACTGACAGCTTGTATCTCAAATTGAACCTACAAAATACCTGACTGGTGTTTATGGCTGTTCCATACCTTTTACATGAATGACAGTGCCATTGTCTTGGTAACGGGTATAAGGAGGTGGATACATATCCTCTTTGCGGAAGAAATAAATGTCTGTGTCATTCTCAGTCAGTCCCGACAGATATAGGGTGATTTTGCTCTCAGTAGGAATGCCAAGGCACTTAATGGAGTGGTTATTGTTAGACTCAAACGACTGATAGGAGGAGTTGAAGGATCCACTGCAGACAGTGATGGACTTGTTTACCCCTCTGAGCAATGATACCCGGAATTCTTTGTTATCTTTAAAGTTGTAAGCAAATGTtatgttaatttgttttattgctgTATGAACTGCTTTCTGTTGTGTTTCTGATGAAATATCTGcaagaacaaaaacaaacagtTAAAACTTCTTCTCATAATGTATTTGGAATTGCATACTGTAGCAAGAACTCTGTTGCATACTCTAGCATACTGTCTTTTATCTTATATCTTTTCTGGATCACAAAGATTTAAATATTTCTCCTCCAGCTAAAacacactttggggcatattatCAAAGGCTAGAAAGAAAAAAGATACTGTAcacaatattttttcaaatatatccCAAATGCCAAAACAAGTCAGAGATCATGTTTCAACCTCTGGGGCAGAAGTGCCTATGTGTCTTCACCAGCAC
The Xenopus laevis strain J_2021 chromosome 9_10S, Xenopus_laevis_v10.1, whole genome shotgun sequence DNA segment above includes these coding regions:
- the cd28.S gene encoding T-cell-specific surface glycoprotein CD28 — translated: MCLWMAFVLTCITLTQCTDISSETQQKAVHTAIKQINITFAYNFKDNKEFRVSLLRGVNKSITVCSGSFNSSYQSFESNNNHSIKCLGIPTESKITLYLSGLTENDTDIYFFRKEDMYPPPYTRYQDNGTVIHVKELVPTGEAPVQKPLWPLVVIGVLAAYSVAITAAFCYILKKERRTRVLQSEYINVVPRRPKCHQPYAPTPVHCRPR